One Vigna unguiculata cultivar IT97K-499-35 chromosome 11, ASM411807v1, whole genome shotgun sequence DNA window includes the following coding sequences:
- the LOC114168513 gene encoding serine/threonine-protein kinase D6PKL1: protein MDAEDLADDLHSLSFASTNTTKRSTSFSSETTTVTPSTSSHFLHAPLPNAKPHAPSSDPCASFIHRTRPLALSHLRFTRRLGSGDMSAVYLAEPKEEGGGAVFAAKVMEKEDLARRNKEGRARTEREILEMLDHPFLPTLYASIHAPKWLCFLTPFCPGGDLHVLRQRFPNKRFLESAVRFYASEVLLALEYLHMLGIIYRDLKPENVLIRSDGHIMLTDFDLSLKCDDSTSTAQIISDQNPLPTRNDCHVEGARVAASSSCIIPNCIVPTASCFQPKRKRKKKQKLRSGPAFVAEPMNVRSMSFVGTHEYLAPEIVSGEGHGSAVDWWTLGIFMFELFYGVTPFKGMDHELTLANIVARALEFPKEPACSGAMKDLISKLLVKDPAKRLGSLMGASAIKQHSFFDGVNWALLRCTTPPFLPPPNAKAVYDDDHHTSPDIFVDSY from the exons ATGGACGCAGAGGATCTAGCCGACGACCTTCACAGTCTCAGCTTCGCTTCCACCAACACCACCAAACGCAGCACAAGTTTCAGCTCCGAAACAACCACCGTCACGCCCTCCACCTCCTCCCACTTCCTCCACGCGCCACTCCCTAACGCCAAGCCGCACGCGCCATCCTCCGACCCCTGCGCCTCTTTCATCCACCGTACGAGGCCTCTCGCCCTCTCGCACCTCCGCTTCACGCGCCGCCTCGGCTCCGGCGACATGAGCGCCGTCTATTTGGCGGAGCCCAAAGAAGAAGGTGGCGGTGCCGTGTTCGCGGCGAAGGTGATGGAGAAGGAGGACTTGGCGAGGAGGAACAAGGAAGGCAGAGCGAGGACAGAGAGGGAAATTCTGGAAATGTTGGATCACCCTTTCTTGCCCACGCTGTACGCGTCCATCCACGCGCCCAAATGGCTCTGCTTCTTAACGCCCTTCTGCCCCGGCGGTGATTTGCACGTCCTCCGCCAGCGCTTCCCCAACAAACGCTTCCTCGAATCCGCCGTCAG GTTCTACGCTTCGGAAGTGTTGTTGGCGCTTGAATATCTCCACATGTTAGGGATAATCTACCGCGACCTCAAGCCCGAAAACGTGTTGATAAGATCAGACGGCCACATCATGCTCACCGACTTCGATCTCTCACTAAAATGCGACGATTCCACATCAACGGCTCAGATCATCTCCGACCAAAACCCCCTTCCCACGCGCAACGACTGCCACGTGGAAGGCGCACGCGTGGCGGCGTCGTCGTCGTGCATAATCCCGAACTGCATAGTCCCGACGGCGTCGTGTTTCCAGCCAAAACGCAAGCGAAAGAAGAAGCAGAAGCTGCGTAGTGGGCCTGCGTTCGTGGCGGAGCCCATGAACGTTCGGTCGATGTCGTTCGTGGGGACCCACGAGTACTTGGCGCCGGAGATCGTGTCCGGCGAGGGCCACGGCAGTGCGGTGGACTGGTGGACTTTGGGGATATTTATGTTCGAACTGTTTTACGGCGTGACACCGTTCAAGGGCATGGACCACGAGCTGACCCTGGCGAACATTGTGGCTCGAGCCCTTGAGTTCCCGAAGGAACCGGCGTGTTCTGGCGCCATGAAGGACCTTATATCAAAGTTGCTGGTTAAGGACCCCGCCAAGCGGCTAGGGTCCCTCATGGGTGCTTCTGCGATCAAGCAACACTCTTTTTTTGACGGCGTTAATTGGGCGTTGCTGAGGTGTACCACTCCACCCTTTCTTCCTCCACCTAATGCTAAAGCTGTATATGATGATGATCATCACACTTCCCCTGACATTTTCGTTGATTCTTATTAA
- the LOC114169280 gene encoding uncharacterized protein LOC114169280: MELSEEWKSFFPVGSSTVAPLLLSNSPSLPLGPLLFNPNPNSLSLLFSSTSLLPSLHYAPYLLPSRFLLSSHPSSILPSTASSIASLFSSTHQNDAASPFLRNRLHLLTYPRRPYALILFPAGDNDHKLAFFTLRFEDSRFHTQLDTNGDVFYASTGSSHRILNISVNPVSDDDEVDGAIGYLLATTLYSVHWFAARHNQILDRPGVVCLGDKMFKTCPVAHACWSPHILEESLVLLESGHLFLFDLECCGSGAGFKGTRLKVPWDDSSDSKVWLSCEFSWHPRILVVARSDAVFLVDLRLKECSVSCLMKIETLRMYAPDENERFLAMSRAAPDNFYFAVASTSVLLLCDVRKPLVPVLQWVHGIEEPSYMSVLRLSDLRSHSKEDAFEVASESGFCIMLGSIWNCEFNIFCYGSILPFRKGSVTSKINPAICAWELPLEINLSGHECHCGSCLLRKEFSKDALPEWIDWQQKKEIVLGFGILSNKLAALLAEPDENGGFTLIRLTSSGKFELQRYHASWAPARNLEDCPDQVLCLNRHLLYHMSDEDYKFPKNYNYLKLDYLYSYASGGLTRFLVRKLKKHCMDAHDKEPFSAEVHELLCEKLNACGFGQLRSCPEVTSVFNDVKLPESLHEVAWRRLWADLPMELLQLAFLSRAECHKVVGNLDHIRVALESLAVPELPQLPPFFLRKSSPHGNNDIVGPVIPFPVLLVLNKSRNGGLNLEEGEFSVETELSLKYKEVMQVAGEIAVSAYGPTHLDDHAVSLAEDGDETWAGHSKPKSFLLYRPVSFNSSAADHVNEKSVYSDTNYDTFISHIPEKKSTEQTESVGQEIFDDLSPVELRFDAPAKKLEPLGLKAYDLLKRQMSKWQQSFDSYKEFCIQSRFEKNS, from the coding sequence ATGGAGCTCTCAGAAGAATGGAAATCATTCTTCCCAGTGGGTTCCTCTACAGTAGCTCCTCTTCTTCTCTCCAATTCCCCTTCTCTCCCTTTGGGTCCTCTTCTCTtcaaccctaaccctaattctCTCTCCCTTCTCTTCTCTTCCACCTCTCTGCTACCCTCTCTTCACTACGCTCCCTACCTCTTACCTTCACGATTCCTTCTCTCTTCCCACCCTTCTTCCATTCTCCCATCCACCGCTTCCTCCATCGCCTCCCTCTTCTCCTCCACCCACCAAAACGACGCTGCTTCCCCCTTCCTCCGCAACCGCCTCCACCTCCTCACCTACCCACGCCGCCCTTACGCCCTCATTTTATTCCCCGCCGGCGACAACGACCACAAGCTCGCATTTTTCACGCTCCGCTTCGAGGACTCGCGCTTCCATACTCAGCTCGATACTAACGGCGACGTTTTTTATGCGTCTACCGGCTCCTCGCACCGTATCTTGAACATTTCTGTTAACCCTGTTTCTGATGATGACGAGGTTGATGGAGCTATCGGGTATTTGCTGGCTACTACTCTGTATTCCGTTCATTGGTTCGCTGCGAGGCACAATCAAATTTTGGATAGACCTGGCGTGGTTTGTTTGGGTGATAAGATGTTTAAGACTTGCCCTGTGGCGCATGCTTGTTGGAGTCCTCATATATTGGAGGAGAGTTTGGTTTTGTTGGAGAGTGgccatttgtttttgtttgatttggagTGTTGTGGCTCCGGTGCTGGTTTCAAGGGGACTAGGTTGAAGGTGCCCTGGGATGATTCTTCGGATAGTAAGGTGTGGCTGAGTTGTGAGTTTAGTTGGCACCCCAGGATTTTGGTTGTGGCGCGTTCCGATGCTGTTTTCTTGGTTGATTTGAGGCTGAAAGAATGTAGTGTGAGTTGTTTGATGAAGATCGAGACGCTTCGAATGTATGCTCCGGATGAGAATGAGCGGTTTCTTGCGATGTCAAGGGCTGCTCCGGACAATTTTTACTTTGCTGTGGCTTCTACTAGTGTTTTGCTTCTATGTGATGTGAGGAAGCCTTTGGTGCCGGTTTTGCAATGGGTGCATGGGATTGAAGAGCCTAGCTACATGTCTGTATTAAGGTTGTCTGATTTGAGGTCTCATTCGAAGGAGGATGCTTTTGAGGTGGCTTCTGAATCTGGGTTTTGTATTATGTTGGGATCTATTTGGAATTGTGAGTTCAATATCTTCTGCTATGGGTCTATATTACCATTTCGCAAAGGATCTGTTACTTCAAAGATTAACCCAGCCATTTGTGCTTGGGAGCTTCCACTTGAGATCAATTTGTCTGGTCATGAGTGTCATTGTGGAAGTTGTCTCTTAAGGAAAGAGTTCTCGAAGGATGCGCTTCCTGAGTGGATTGATTGGCAGCAAAAGAAAGAGATAGTTTTGGGATTTGGCATTTTAAGCAATAAACTTGCTGCATTACTCGCTGAACCTGATGAAAATGGGGGTTTTACACTGATAAGGCTTACTTCATCGGGAAAGTTTGAATTGCAGAGATATCATGCCTCTTGGGCTCCGGCGAGAAACTTAGAAGATTGCCCCGATCAAGTATTGTGTTTGAATAGACACTTACTGTATCACATGAGTGATGAGGATTACaaatttccaaaaaattataactacTTAAAATTGGATTACCTTTACTCATATGCAAGTGGTGGACTCACTCGATTCCTGgttagaaaactaaaaaaacactGTATGGATGCTCATGACAAAGAACCTTTTAGCGCAGAAGTGCATGAGTTATTGTGTGAGAAATTAAATGCTTGTGGGTTTGGTCAATTAAGATCCTGTCCTGAAGTTACTTCTGTTTTTAATGATGTCAAGCTACCAGAAAGCTTACATGAGGTTGCTTGGAGAAGATTGTGGGCTGACTTACCTATGGAACTGTTGCAGTTGGCGTTTTTGAGTCGTGCTGAATGCCATAAAGTTGTTGGAAACCTGGATCACATTAGGGTGGCATTGGAATCTTTAGCTGTTCCCGAACTTCCTCAATTGCCTCCATTCTTTTTAAGGAAATCATCACCGCACGGCAATAATGACATTGTGGGTCCAGTTATTCCCTTTCCTGTTCTCCTTGTGCTTAATAAATCTCGCAATGGGGGCTTAAACTTGGAAGAAGGCGAATTTTCAGTAGAAACAGAGCTTAGCCTCAAATACAAAGAAGTTATGCAGGTGGCTGGCGAGATTGCTGTGTCAGCTTATGGGCCTACGCACCTTGATGATCATGCAGTCTCCCTTGCTGAGGATGGAGACGAAACCTGGGCTGGACATTCGAAACCAAAGTCTTTTTTGTTATACCGTCCAGTTTCATTCAACTCGTCTGCAGCCGACCATGTAAATGAAAAGTCTGTTTATAGTGACACAAATTATGATACATTCATTTCTCATATCCCAGAGAAGAAGTCCACTGAGCAGACTGAATCTGTTGGCCAAGAGATATTTGATGATCTTTCCCCCGTTGAATTGAGATTTGATGCTCCTGCGAAGAAGCTCGAACCTCTAGGTTTAAAGGCATATGATCTATTGAAGAGGCAGATGTCTAAATGGCAACAAAGTTTTGATTCGTATAAGGAATTTTGTATTCAATCTAGATTTGAAAAGAATAGTTAA
- the LOC114168955 gene encoding uncharacterized protein LOC114168955 produces MRDFVTCFSENAVNVSHSSISCSSYSNNACISPSNVAPSTQNSVSSVYKVILSTLKQILVTVTWCRSHSNQGLAITFNHEDPPPFRLNTNSRFFRKKKGTKILEPFSSDSSKVEILWDLSNAKYESGPEPVQGFHLVIIIDSEIGLVLGETAEETVLLSKKLNFRSTGLAAAKVSLLSRTEHCSGSTLYSTKAQFCDTGTWHDVMIRCSVEKENEGLFKSPVLCVCIDKKTVIRVKRLQWNFRGNQTLFVDGLLVDLLWDVHDWFFTPSSSSSSSSSGYAVFMFRTRSGMDSRLWLEEKNAQKDKDRVEFSLLIYACKTT; encoded by the coding sequence ATGAGAGACTTTGTTACTTGCTTCAGCGAGAACGCTGTTAACGTGTCTCATTCTTCAATCTCGTGTTCTTCTTATTCGAACAACGCATGCATTTCTCCCTCCAACGTCGCACCCTCCACCCAGAACTCTGTTTCCAGCGTCTACAAAGTGATTCTCTCAACGTTGAAGCAAATTCTGGTGACGGTCACATGGTGTAGGAGCCACTCCAACCAAGGACTCGCCATAACCTTCAACCACGAGGACCCTCCACCCTTTAGACTCAACACCAATTCACGCTTTTTCAGGAAGAAAAAGGGCACCAAAATCCTCGAACCCTTTTCTTCTGACTCATCCAAGGTCGAAATTTTGTGGGATCTTTCAAACGCCAAGTACGAATCCGGTCCCGAACCGGTTCAGGGCTTTCACCTTGTGATCATCATCGACTCGGAAATTGGTCTGGTTCTCGGTGAAACCGCTGAAGAAACGGTTCTTCTTTCGAAGAAGCTCAATTTCAGAAGCACGGGTTTGGCGGCGGCTAAGGTTTCTCTTTTGTCGCGAACAGAGCATTGTTCTGGGAGCACCCTTTACTCCACCAAGGCTCAGTTCTGCGACACCGGCACGTGGCACGATGTTATGATCAGATGCAGCGTGGAGAAGGAGAATGAAGGGTTGTTCAAGTCACCGGTTTTGTGCGTTTGCATAGATAAGAAGACCGTGATTCGTGTGAAGAGGCTGCAGTGGAATTTCAGAGGGAATCAAACGCTTTTCGTTGATGGGTTGCTGGTTGATTTGCTTTGGGATGTTCATGACTGGTTCTTCaccccttcttcttcttcttcttcctcttcttctggGTATGCAGTGTTCATGTTCAGGACTAGGAGTGGCATGGATAGCAGGTTGTGGTTGGAGGAAAAGAATGCACAGAAAGATAAAGACAGGGTTGAATTCTCCTTGTTGATCTATGCCTGTAAGACTACATAA